One stretch of Halichoerus grypus chromosome 10, mHalGry1.hap1.1, whole genome shotgun sequence DNA includes these proteins:
- the SPAG4 gene encoding sperm-associated antigen 4 protein isoform X1 → MRRSPRPGSATSPHKHTPNFYSDNSNSSVSVTSGDSSGHRSAGPGPGEPEGRRARGSSCGEPALSAGVPGGTTWAGSYRQKPAPRSHNGPTACGAATVRGGASEPAGSPVVSEEQLDLLSALDLRQEMPPPRVSKKFLNLLLQVLSVLLSLVGDVLVIVYREVCSIRFLLTAVSLLSLFLAALWWGLLYLVPPLENEPKEMLTLSEYHERVRSQGQQLQQLQAELEKLHKEVSSVRAANSERVAKIVFQRLNEDFVRKPDYALSSVGASIDLEKTSHDYEDANTAYFWNRFSFWNYARPPTVILEPDVFPGNCWAFEGDQGQVVIRLPGRVQLSDITLQHPPPSVAHTGGANSAPRDFAVYGLQLDDETEVFLGKFTFDVEKSEIQTFHLQNDPPTAFPKVKIQILSNWGHPRFTCLYRVRAHGMRTSEGAGDSATGEPH, encoded by the exons ATGCGGCGGAGCCCTCGCCCGGGCTCAGCCACGTCCCCTCACAAGCACACGCCCAACTTCTACAGCGACAACAGCAACAGCTCAGTGAGCGTCACCTCGGGGGACAGCAGCGGGCACCGGTCAGCTGGGCCGGGGCCCGGGGAGCCCGAGGGCAGAAGAGCCCGGGGCTCGAGCTGCGGTGAGCCCGCCTTGAGCGCAGGAGTGCCCGGAGGAACCACATGGGCTGGAAGCTATCGGCAGAAGCCGGCGCCTCGGAGCCACAATGGGCCGACCGCCTGTGGCGCGGCAACCGtgaggggcggggcctcgg AACCGGCTGGCTCTCCCGTAGTCTCTGAGGAGCAGCTCGACCTTCTCTCAGCCCTGGATCTGAGGCAGGAGATGCCTCCACCGCGCGTGTCCAAGAAATTCTTGA acctGCTGTTGCAGGTGCTGAGCGTGTTGCTGTCCCTGGTAGGAGACGTGCTGGTCATTGTGTACAG GGAGGTCTGTTCCATCCGCTTCCTGCTCACGGCTGTGTCACTGCTGAGCCTCTTTCTGgcag CACTCTGGTGGGGGCTGCTGTACCTGGTCCCTCCTTTGGAGAAT GAACCTAAGGAGATGCTGACTCTAAG CGAGTACCACGAGCGCGTGCGCTCCCAGGGGCAGCAACTGCAGCAGCTCCAGGCCGAGCTGGAGAAACTACACAAGGAGGTGTCCAGCGTTCGCGCAGCCAACAGCGAG AGAGTGGCCAAGATTGTATTCCAGAGGTTGAATGAAGACTTTGTGAGGAAACCCGACTATGCGCTGAGCTCTGTGG gggcCTCCATCGACCTGGAAAAGACATCACACGACTATGAGGATGCGAACACTGCTTACTTCTGGAATCGCTTCAGCTTCTGGAATTACGCGCGGCCGCCAACGGTTATCCTGGAG CCAGATGTGTTCCCTGGGAATTGCTGGGCTTTTGAGGGCGACCAGGGCCAGGTGGTGATCCGGCTACCGGGTCGTGTGCAACTGAGCGACATCACCCTGCAGCACCCACCACCCAGTGTGGCACACACCGGGGGAGCCAACAGCGCCCCCCGCGACTTCGCAGTCTAC GGCCTCCAGCTTGATGATGAGACTGAAGTTTTCTTAGGGAAATTCACCTtcgatgtggagaaatcagagatTCAGACTTTCCACCTACAG AATGACCCCCCAACTGCCTTTCCCAAGGTGAAGATCCAGATTCTAAGCAACTGGGGCCACCCCCGTTTCACATGCTTGTATCGGGTCCGAGCCCATGGCATGCGAACTTCAGAGGGGGCAGGAGACAGTGCCACAGGGGAACCCCATTAA
- the CPNE1 gene encoding copine-1 isoform X1 — MKMMHMAHCVTLVQLSISCDHLIDKDIGSKSDPLCVLLQDVGGGSWAELGRTERVRNCSSPEFSKTLQLEYHFETVQKLRFGVYDIDNKTPELGDDDFLGGAECSLGQIVSSGIITLPLMLKPGKPAGRGTITVSAQEMKDNRIVTMEVEARNLDKKDFLGKSDPFLEFFCQGDGKWHLAYRSEVIKNNLNPTWKRFSVPLQHFCGGDPSTPIQVRCSDYDSDGSHDLIGTFYTSLAQLQAVPAEFECIHPEKQQKKKSYKNSGTVCVKICQVETQYSFLDYVMGGCQINFTVGIDFTGSNGDPSSPDSLHYLSPTGVNEYLTALWSVGSVIQDYDSDKLFPAFGFGAQVPPDWQVSHEFALNFNPSNPYCPGIQGIVDAYRQALPQVRLYGPTNFAPIINHVARLATQAAHQRTASQYLVLLLLTDGAVTDVEATREAVVRASYLPMSVIIVGVGGADFKAMEQLDADDGPLRARSGEAAARDIVQFVPYRRFQNAPRETLAQTVLAEIPTQLVSYFKAQGWAPFKPLPPPAKSPAQAPQA, encoded by the exons ATGGCCCACTGCGTGACCTTGGTTCAACTATCCATTTCCTGTGACCACCTCATTGACAAGGACATCGGCTCCAAGTCTGACCCACTCTGCGTCCTTTTACAGGATGTGGGAGGGGGCAGCTGGGCTGAG CTTGGCCGAACTGAGCGAGTACGGAACTGCTCGAGCCCTGAGTTCTCCAAGACTCTGCAGCTTGAGTACCACTTTGAAACAGTCCAGAAGCTCCGATTTGGCGTTTATGACATAGACAACAAGACACCTGAGCTGGGGGATGATGACTTCCTAGGAGGGGCTGAGTGTTCCCTAGGACAG ATTGTGTCCAGCGGGATAATAACTCTACCCTTGATGCTGAAGCCTGGAAAACCTGCTGGGCGGGGGACCATCACG GTATCTGCTCAAGAGATGAAGGATAATCGTATAGTGACCATGGAGGTGGAGGCCAGAAACCTAGATAAGAAG GACTTCCTGGGGAAATCGGACCCGTTCTTGGAGTTCTTCTGTCAGGGTGATGGGAAATGGCACCTGGCATACAGATCTGAG GTAATCAAGAACAACTTGAACCCTACATGGAAGCGCTTCTCTGTTCCCCTTCAGCATTTCTGTGGGGGAGACCCCAGCACACCCATCCAG GTGCGATGCTCAGACTATGACAGTGATGGTTCACATGATCTCATTGGTACCTTCTACACCAGCTTGGCCCAGCTGCAAGCAGTTCCG GCTGAGTTTGAATGTATCCACCCTGagaaacagcagaaaaagaaaagctacaagAACTCTGGGACTGTTTGTGTCAAGATTTGCCAG GTAGAAACACAGTATTCATTCCTGGACTATGTGATGGGAGGCTGTCAAATCAACTTCACT GTAGGCATTGACTTCACAGGCTCCAATGGAGATCCTTCCTCCCCGGACTCCCTGCACTACCTGAGCCCAACAGGGGTCAACGAGTACCTGACAGCACTGTGGAGTGTGGGCAGTGTGATTCAGGACTATGACTC GGACAAGCTATTCCCAGCATTTGGATTTGGGGCCCAGGTACCCCCCGATTGGCAG GTCTCGCATGAATTTGCCTTGAACTTCAACCCCAGTAACCCCTACTGCCCAG GCATTCAGGGCATTGTGGATGCTTACCGCCAAGCCCTGCCCCAAGTTCGCCTCTATGGCCCCACCAACTTTGCACCCATCATCAACCATGTGGCCAGGTTGGCAACCCAGGCTGCACATCAGAGGACTGCCTCG CAATACTTGGTGCTGTTGCTGCTGACTGACGGCGCTGTGACAGACGTGGAGGCTACACGTGAGGCTGTGGTGCGTGCCTCCTACCTGCCCATGTCAGTGATCATCGTGGGTGTGGGTGGTGCTGACTTCAAGGCCATGGAGCAGCTGGATGCTGATGATGGGCCCCTGCGTGCACGCTCCGGGGAGGCAGCTGCCCGTGACATAGTGCAGTTCGTGCCCTACCGCCGCTTCCAGAAT GCCCCTCGGGAGACACTGGCACAGACTGTGCTCGCAGAAATACCCACACAACTGGTCTCCTACTTCAAGGCCCAAGGTTGGGCCCCATTCAAGCCACTTCCACCCCCAGCCAAGAGCCCTGCACAGGCTCCTCAGGCCTAG
- the CPNE1 gene encoding copine-1 isoform X2 produces the protein MAHCVTLVQLSISCDHLIDKDIGSKSDPLCVLLQDVGGGSWAELGRTERVRNCSSPEFSKTLQLEYHFETVQKLRFGVYDIDNKTPELGDDDFLGGAECSLGQIVSSGIITLPLMLKPGKPAGRGTITVSAQEMKDNRIVTMEVEARNLDKKDFLGKSDPFLEFFCQGDGKWHLAYRSEVIKNNLNPTWKRFSVPLQHFCGGDPSTPIQVRCSDYDSDGSHDLIGTFYTSLAQLQAVPAEFECIHPEKQQKKKSYKNSGTVCVKICQVETQYSFLDYVMGGCQINFTVGIDFTGSNGDPSSPDSLHYLSPTGVNEYLTALWSVGSVIQDYDSDKLFPAFGFGAQVPPDWQVSHEFALNFNPSNPYCPGIQGIVDAYRQALPQVRLYGPTNFAPIINHVARLATQAAHQRTASQYLVLLLLTDGAVTDVEATREAVVRASYLPMSVIIVGVGGADFKAMEQLDADDGPLRARSGEAAARDIVQFVPYRRFQNAPRETLAQTVLAEIPTQLVSYFKAQGWAPFKPLPPPAKSPAQAPQA, from the exons ATGGCCCACTGCGTGACCTTGGTTCAACTATCCATTTCCTGTGACCACCTCATTGACAAGGACATCGGCTCCAAGTCTGACCCACTCTGCGTCCTTTTACAGGATGTGGGAGGGGGCAGCTGGGCTGAG CTTGGCCGAACTGAGCGAGTACGGAACTGCTCGAGCCCTGAGTTCTCCAAGACTCTGCAGCTTGAGTACCACTTTGAAACAGTCCAGAAGCTCCGATTTGGCGTTTATGACATAGACAACAAGACACCTGAGCTGGGGGATGATGACTTCCTAGGAGGGGCTGAGTGTTCCCTAGGACAG ATTGTGTCCAGCGGGATAATAACTCTACCCTTGATGCTGAAGCCTGGAAAACCTGCTGGGCGGGGGACCATCACG GTATCTGCTCAAGAGATGAAGGATAATCGTATAGTGACCATGGAGGTGGAGGCCAGAAACCTAGATAAGAAG GACTTCCTGGGGAAATCGGACCCGTTCTTGGAGTTCTTCTGTCAGGGTGATGGGAAATGGCACCTGGCATACAGATCTGAG GTAATCAAGAACAACTTGAACCCTACATGGAAGCGCTTCTCTGTTCCCCTTCAGCATTTCTGTGGGGGAGACCCCAGCACACCCATCCAG GTGCGATGCTCAGACTATGACAGTGATGGTTCACATGATCTCATTGGTACCTTCTACACCAGCTTGGCCCAGCTGCAAGCAGTTCCG GCTGAGTTTGAATGTATCCACCCTGagaaacagcagaaaaagaaaagctacaagAACTCTGGGACTGTTTGTGTCAAGATTTGCCAG GTAGAAACACAGTATTCATTCCTGGACTATGTGATGGGAGGCTGTCAAATCAACTTCACT GTAGGCATTGACTTCACAGGCTCCAATGGAGATCCTTCCTCCCCGGACTCCCTGCACTACCTGAGCCCAACAGGGGTCAACGAGTACCTGACAGCACTGTGGAGTGTGGGCAGTGTGATTCAGGACTATGACTC GGACAAGCTATTCCCAGCATTTGGATTTGGGGCCCAGGTACCCCCCGATTGGCAG GTCTCGCATGAATTTGCCTTGAACTTCAACCCCAGTAACCCCTACTGCCCAG GCATTCAGGGCATTGTGGATGCTTACCGCCAAGCCCTGCCCCAAGTTCGCCTCTATGGCCCCACCAACTTTGCACCCATCATCAACCATGTGGCCAGGTTGGCAACCCAGGCTGCACATCAGAGGACTGCCTCG CAATACTTGGTGCTGTTGCTGCTGACTGACGGCGCTGTGACAGACGTGGAGGCTACACGTGAGGCTGTGGTGCGTGCCTCCTACCTGCCCATGTCAGTGATCATCGTGGGTGTGGGTGGTGCTGACTTCAAGGCCATGGAGCAGCTGGATGCTGATGATGGGCCCCTGCGTGCACGCTCCGGGGAGGCAGCTGCCCGTGACATAGTGCAGTTCGTGCCCTACCGCCGCTTCCAGAAT GCCCCTCGGGAGACACTGGCACAGACTGTGCTCGCAGAAATACCCACACAACTGGTCTCCTACTTCAAGGCCCAAGGTTGGGCCCCATTCAAGCCACTTCCACCCCCAGCCAAGAGCCCTGCACAGGCTCCTCAGGCCTAG
- the SPAG4 gene encoding sperm-associated antigen 4 protein isoform X2, with amino-acid sequence MGWKLSAEAGASEPQWADRLWRGNQPAGSPVVSEEQLDLLSALDLRQEMPPPRVSKKFLNLLLQVLSVLLSLVGDVLVIVYREVCSIRFLLTAVSLLSLFLAALWWGLLYLVPPLENEPKEMLTLSEYHERVRSQGQQLQQLQAELEKLHKEVSSVRAANSERVAKIVFQRLNEDFVRKPDYALSSVGASIDLEKTSHDYEDANTAYFWNRFSFWNYARPPTVILEPDVFPGNCWAFEGDQGQVVIRLPGRVQLSDITLQHPPPSVAHTGGANSAPRDFAVYGLQLDDETEVFLGKFTFDVEKSEIQTFHLQNDPPTAFPKVKIQILSNWGHPRFTCLYRVRAHGMRTSEGAGDSATGEPH; translated from the exons ATGGGCTGGAAGCTATCGGCAGAAGCCGGCGCCTCGGAGCCACAATGGGCCGACCGCCTGTGGCGCGGCAACC AACCGGCTGGCTCTCCCGTAGTCTCTGAGGAGCAGCTCGACCTTCTCTCAGCCCTGGATCTGAGGCAGGAGATGCCTCCACCGCGCGTGTCCAAGAAATTCTTGA acctGCTGTTGCAGGTGCTGAGCGTGTTGCTGTCCCTGGTAGGAGACGTGCTGGTCATTGTGTACAG GGAGGTCTGTTCCATCCGCTTCCTGCTCACGGCTGTGTCACTGCTGAGCCTCTTTCTGgcag CACTCTGGTGGGGGCTGCTGTACCTGGTCCCTCCTTTGGAGAAT GAACCTAAGGAGATGCTGACTCTAAG CGAGTACCACGAGCGCGTGCGCTCCCAGGGGCAGCAACTGCAGCAGCTCCAGGCCGAGCTGGAGAAACTACACAAGGAGGTGTCCAGCGTTCGCGCAGCCAACAGCGAG AGAGTGGCCAAGATTGTATTCCAGAGGTTGAATGAAGACTTTGTGAGGAAACCCGACTATGCGCTGAGCTCTGTGG gggcCTCCATCGACCTGGAAAAGACATCACACGACTATGAGGATGCGAACACTGCTTACTTCTGGAATCGCTTCAGCTTCTGGAATTACGCGCGGCCGCCAACGGTTATCCTGGAG CCAGATGTGTTCCCTGGGAATTGCTGGGCTTTTGAGGGCGACCAGGGCCAGGTGGTGATCCGGCTACCGGGTCGTGTGCAACTGAGCGACATCACCCTGCAGCACCCACCACCCAGTGTGGCACACACCGGGGGAGCCAACAGCGCCCCCCGCGACTTCGCAGTCTAC GGCCTCCAGCTTGATGATGAGACTGAAGTTTTCTTAGGGAAATTCACCTtcgatgtggagaaatcagagatTCAGACTTTCCACCTACAG AATGACCCCCCAACTGCCTTTCCCAAGGTGAAGATCCAGATTCTAAGCAACTGGGGCCACCCCCGTTTCACATGCTTGTATCGGGTCCGAGCCCATGGCATGCGAACTTCAGAGGGGGCAGGAGACAGTGCCACAGGGGAACCCCATTAA